In a genomic window of Magnolia sinica isolate HGM2019 chromosome 16, MsV1, whole genome shotgun sequence:
- the LOC131229588 gene encoding E3 ubiquitin-protein ligase SPL2-like yields MEGMGRGRKWKSLKQRLRFKGMGCCGSSWGFGAPTQMHVREEEEEGGEGDMTRDVLVENPQEENAWIDGCLGQIPASTGMNLATALAVERHFRAAQDTEGVHSTPERVSLMRRMVEEEGEGEESGSELGLWCIVCMGRKKGAAFIPCGHTFCRVCSRELWLNRGSCPLCNRSIHEILDIF; encoded by the coding sequence atggaagggatgggaagagGGAGAAAATGGAAGAGTCTGAAACAGCGGCTGAGATTTAAAGGAATGGGATGCTGTGGTAGCTCATGGGGCTTTGGGGCTCCGACCCAAATGCatgtaagagaagaagaagaagaaggaggagaaggagaCATGACGAGAGACGTTTTGGTGGAGAACCCACAAGAGGAAAACGCATGGATAGATGGGTGTTTGGGTCAGATACCGGCATCAACGGGGATGAACCTAGCAACGGCATTGGCGGTGGAGAGACACTTCCGAGCGGCGCAGGATACGGAGGGGGTACACAGTACGCCGGAGAGAGTATCTCTGATGAGGAGAATggtagaagaagaaggagaaggtgaagAGAGTGGTAGTGAGTTGGGGTTATGGTGCATCGTTTGCATGGGAAGGAAGAAAGGTGCAGCATTCATACCATGCGGTCACACCTTTTGCAGGGTGTGTTCGAGGGAGCTTTGGTTGAATCGAGGGTCTTGTCCCCTCTGCAACCGCTCTATTCACGAGATTCTCGATATTttctag